Proteins encoded by one window of Rhodamnia argentea isolate NSW1041297 chromosome 6, ASM2092103v1, whole genome shotgun sequence:
- the LOC115727934 gene encoding uncharacterized protein At4g22758-like, which yields MGLYKQKKNQSAKGNRLLISINVLGSAGPIRFVVGEEELVAAVIDTALKSYAREGRLPVLGSDLNDFLLYCPTSGSDALSPWDMIGSPGARNFLLCKKPKTDLMADDRRSPAATITRKGGGSWKSWINKSFSLKVSSH from the exons ATGGGGCTCTACAAGCAGAAGAAGAATCAGAGCGCCAAGGGCAATAGGCTCCTGATCAGCATCAACGTGCTGGGGAGCGCTGGCCCGATCCGGTTCGTGGTGGGCGAGGAGGAGCTTGTTGCCGCGGTCATCGACACCGCGCTCAAATCCTACGCCCGCGAGGGGAGGCTCCCGGTCCTGGGATCCGATCTCAACGATTTCTTGCTGTACTGCCCCACTTCTGGATCAGATG CTCTGAGTCCGTGGGACATGATCGGGTCGCCCGGAGCTCGGAACTTCCTTCTATGCAAGAAGCCGAAGACGGACCTGATGGCCGATGACAGGAGGTCCCCTGCTGCCACCATCACGAGGAAGGGCGGTGGAAGCTGGAAGTCGTGGATCAACAAGTCCTTCAGTCTCAAAGTATCTTCTCACTGA